A genomic window from Halorubrum lacusprofundi ATCC 49239 includes:
- a CDS encoding transcription factor S yields MKFCDECGSMMKSGEGEDHWVCSSEDCGNELGRDNGDDEWTTESQVESEVIDVSDAEDKGLPKTTAHCPECGNDRAYWYMQQIRSADESETRFFVCTECEHKWREDDH; encoded by the coding sequence ATGAAGTTCTGCGACGAGTGCGGATCGATGATGAAGTCCGGCGAGGGCGAGGACCACTGGGTGTGTAGCTCTGAGGATTGTGGTAACGAGCTCGGCCGCGACAACGGCGACGACGAGTGGACCACCGAATCGCAGGTCGAGTCGGAGGTCATCGACGTGAGCGACGCGGAGGACAAAGGACTCCCGAAGACGACAGCCCACTGCCCGGAGTGCGGGAACGACCGCGCGTACTGGTACATGCAGCAGATCCGGTCGGCCGACGAGTCCGAGACCCGATTCTTCGTCTGTACCGAATGCGAGCACAAGTGGCGCGAAGACGACCACTGA
- a CDS encoding alanyl-tRNA editing protein, producing the protein MTEELYLADDTVTTFEATVERVLDDRVVLDQTHFYPTGGGQPHDTGTLRVADAEMADGDGVADGDDADRRWRVVDVEKKDTVYHTLEPAGDGASGAGDDSATDTVAPLEPGTVVVGEIDAARRRAHSRYHTAQHLLSALLLAEFDASTTGNQLYDDHAHLDAAYERFDDGDLVQIETRLNELVADERPVTSYTMNREEAEATLDTDRTRIDLLPDSISELRIVEIGAARGTDGNDGDDGDDGNKEPYDRTACAGTHVANTAEIGPIVVTGRETKGSDEDRVRFALAEHVDGKE; encoded by the coding sequence ATGACCGAGGAGCTGTACCTCGCGGACGACACGGTGACGACCTTCGAGGCGACCGTCGAGCGCGTGCTCGACGACCGGGTCGTCCTCGACCAGACCCATTTCTACCCCACGGGCGGGGGACAGCCCCACGACACGGGGACGCTCCGGGTCGCGGATGCGGAGATGGCCGACGGTGACGGTGTCGCTGACGGCGACGACGCTGATCGACGCTGGCGGGTCGTCGACGTCGAGAAGAAGGACACCGTGTATCACACCCTCGAACCGGCAGGAGACGGAGCTTCTGGGGCCGGCGACGACTCGGCGACCGATACCGTCGCACCCCTCGAACCCGGGACAGTCGTCGTGGGCGAGATCGACGCGGCGCGGCGCCGGGCCCACTCTCGGTACCACACCGCACAGCACTTGCTCTCGGCGCTGCTTTTGGCGGAGTTCGACGCGTCGACGACGGGCAATCAGCTCTACGACGACCACGCGCACCTCGACGCGGCGTACGAGCGCTTCGACGACGGCGACCTCGTGCAGATCGAAACCCGGCTCAACGAGCTCGTGGCTGACGAGCGCCCGGTGACGAGCTACACGATGAATCGCGAAGAGGCGGAGGCGACACTCGACACCGACCGCACCCGAATCGACCTGCTCCCCGACTCGATCTCGGAACTCCGGATCGTCGAGATTGGCGCGGCGAGAGGAACGGATGGCAACGATGGCGATGATGGGGACGATGGTAACAAGGAACCGTACGACCGCACCGCCTGCGCCGGGACGCACGTCGCGAACACTGCCGAGATCGGCCCGATCGTCGTCACCGGTCGGGAGACGAAAGGAAGCGACGAGGATCGCGTCCGGTTCGCGCTCGCCGAACACGTCGACGGCAAGGAGTGA
- a CDS encoding DUF7289 family protein has product MTDRRRPTVSIGDGGLSAFAGDERGVSNVVGYVLVFSLVTMTIGTVFAVGITGLEDRQEAERVANVERAFDVFDDNLRDVQRYGDPSRSTEIRLSGGTLSVAETTTVELRNASDGVVRGFEFRSLTYANGDTTIAYEGGAWFRSDGGGAAMRSEPRFVAADGRTTLPIVRLYPLGPDTIERDGTVQVAVDRTSRPELVQVADADADDGPFDLRIESAYATAWRRYFEQTHGFSVNESATDTANGTVVADLDHSDEVFIPDGAVNIRLQR; this is encoded by the coding sequence ATGACCGACCGGAGACGACCGACTGTTTCGATCGGCGACGGCGGACTCTCCGCGTTCGCGGGCGATGAGCGGGGCGTGAGCAACGTCGTCGGTTACGTGCTGGTGTTCTCGCTCGTCACGATGACGATCGGAACGGTGTTCGCGGTCGGTATCACGGGTCTCGAGGACAGACAAGAAGCTGAACGCGTCGCGAACGTCGAGCGTGCCTTCGACGTGTTCGACGACAACCTCCGGGATGTCCAGCGGTATGGCGACCCGAGCCGTTCGACGGAGATCCGGCTCAGTGGCGGGACCCTGTCGGTCGCGGAGACGACCACTGTGGAGCTACGAAACGCGTCTGACGGGGTGGTCAGAGGGTTCGAGTTCCGCTCCCTGACGTACGCGAACGGGGACACGACCATCGCGTACGAGGGCGGGGCGTGGTTCCGAAGCGACGGCGGCGGGGCGGCGATGCGCTCGGAGCCGCGGTTCGTCGCGGCCGACGGCCGAACGACACTCCCGATCGTCCGGCTCTACCCGCTCGGTCCGGACACCATCGAGCGGGACGGGACTGTGCAGGTCGCGGTGGACCGAACCTCCCGGCCGGAGCTCGTTCAGGTCGCCGACGCTGACGCCGACGACGGCCCCTTCGACCTCCGAATCGAGTCGGCGTACGCGACCGCGTGGCGCCGGTACTTCGAGCAGACGCACGGGTTCTCGGTGAACGAGTCCGCGACAGACACGGCTAACGGCACGGTCGTCGCGGATCTCGATCACAGCGACGAGGTGTTCATCCCCGACGGCGCCGTCAACATCCGGCTCCAGCGCTGA
- a CDS encoding DUF7266 family protein — protein MSVTVGYVLTLAIGAVLLSGVVIGVGGVVDSQTDRAVRGDLSVLGQTTAANVESADRLARAAEADRSNAAGATNASVSVAVDLPTRVAGIPYRITVDNDAVTLRTNHPEATLEIPHAARLNVTPASVRGGPIRIEYDHGAGGTGNLTVVER, from the coding sequence GTGAGCGTCACCGTCGGCTACGTCCTGACGCTCGCGATCGGGGCGGTGTTGCTCTCAGGGGTCGTCATCGGCGTCGGCGGCGTCGTCGATTCGCAGACGGACCGGGCCGTTCGAGGAGACCTCTCTGTCCTCGGGCAGACCACGGCCGCGAACGTCGAGAGCGCCGACCGGCTTGCCCGCGCGGCGGAGGCCGATCGGTCGAACGCGGCCGGCGCGACGAACGCCTCCGTCTCGGTCGCCGTCGATCTCCCGACCCGAGTCGCGGGGATTCCCTACCGGATCACGGTCGATAACGACGCCGTGACGCTGCGGACGAACCACCCGGAGGCGACGCTGGAAATCCCTCACGCGGCACGACTGAACGTCACGCCGGCGAGCGTTCGCGGCGGGCCGATCCGGATCGAGTACGACCACGGCGCCGGGGGCACCGGAAATCTGACGGTGGTCGAACGATGA
- a CDS encoding DUF7261 family protein has protein sequence MADVSIGPPDGDRLFGGEDTSNADRAQLLLVAGLVMAVSLVTLVVLLNATIYSENVATRGIESADGEALEVRATAVDGTGELLDATNRAGPTDHADAAETVRNGVKDLDREASRSYAERGGVARIELLEIRNGSRITTDMAAVDPNASTLAADVDRTRGFVLDVDPGSLVETNASGAVDNAFHVELNDSTGGTHQVYVYNGTDGNVTVAVGDNSGEPTVWCETPPDGRDRVAVDLTGERLGGRSCPGIWPTALVAPDDAYDITLMSANAAAGEAAATVRAVSGDTVTTNLTGGRQPAVYEATIGLRYRTAELRFETDVRVVPGEPNA, from the coding sequence ATGGCGGATGTGAGCATCGGCCCGCCGGACGGCGACCGCCTCTTCGGTGGGGAAGACACCAGCAATGCCGACCGCGCACAACTCCTGCTCGTCGCGGGGCTGGTGATGGCGGTCTCGCTCGTGACGCTGGTGGTGCTTTTGAACGCGACCATCTACAGCGAGAACGTCGCGACTCGGGGGATCGAGTCCGCCGACGGCGAGGCACTGGAGGTGAGGGCGACCGCGGTCGACGGGACCGGCGAACTGCTCGATGCGACCAACCGCGCGGGACCGACCGACCACGCTGACGCCGCCGAGACGGTCCGAAATGGCGTCAAAGATCTCGACAGGGAGGCCTCCCGATCGTACGCGGAACGTGGCGGCGTGGCGCGGATCGAGCTGTTGGAGATTCGGAACGGAAGCCGAATCACCACCGACATGGCTGCGGTCGACCCGAACGCGTCGACCCTCGCAGCCGATGTCGACCGAACCCGCGGCTTCGTCCTCGATGTCGACCCCGGATCGCTCGTCGAGACGAACGCATCCGGCGCCGTCGACAACGCGTTCCACGTCGAACTCAACGACTCGACCGGCGGAACCCATCAGGTGTACGTGTACAACGGCACCGACGGAAACGTCACCGTCGCGGTCGGCGACAACAGCGGCGAGCCGACAGTCTGGTGCGAGACGCCGCCCGACGGACGCGACCGCGTCGCCGTCGACCTGACCGGCGAACGGCTCGGAGGCCGGTCCTGTCCGGGGATCTGGCCGACAGCTCTCGTTGCACCAGACGACGCCTACGACATCACCCTCATGAGCGCGAACGCTGCCGCCGGCGAGGCGGCTGCGACCGTGCGCGCCGTCTCAGGGGACACTGTCACCACCAACCTCACGGGGGGGCGACAACCGGCAGTGTACGAGGCGACGATCGGCCTCCGCTACCGGACCGCGGAGCTTCGGTTCGAGACCGACGTTCGGGTCGTCCCGGGTGAGCCCAATGCGTGA
- a CDS encoding DUF7288 family protein — protein MRTTDDRAQAHTLEAFAAAILLVAALTFALQATAVTPLSASTSNQHIENQQRAVATDLLATSAENGDLEAAILHWNPENETFASSPPEVDGEGYPRAAGPNGFVAPLGGFGEALNRTLVDRQIAVNVDLRHYNTTDRTERNTTSLIDMGSPSNNAVSATRTIVLTDDMNLTTPGYEESTLRGLAGGTDTGAFYATETGSGPLFAYVEVRIVVWRM, from the coding sequence ATGAGGACGACAGACGACCGGGCACAGGCGCACACGCTAGAGGCGTTCGCGGCGGCGATCCTACTCGTTGCGGCGCTCACGTTCGCCTTGCAGGCGACTGCGGTGACGCCCTTGTCGGCCAGCACGTCGAACCAGCACATCGAGAATCAACAGCGGGCGGTCGCGACCGACCTGTTGGCAACGAGCGCCGAGAACGGTGACCTAGAGGCCGCGATACTCCACTGGAATCCGGAGAACGAGACGTTCGCGTCGAGTCCGCCGGAGGTCGACGGCGAAGGCTATCCCCGGGCCGCAGGTCCGAACGGATTCGTCGCCCCGCTCGGCGGGTTCGGCGAGGCACTAAACCGGACACTTGTCGACCGACAGATCGCCGTCAACGTGGATCTCCGCCACTACAACACCACAGACCGAACGGAACGGAACACGACATCACTGATCGATATGGGCTCACCGAGCAACAACGCGGTGAGCGCAACCCGAACGATCGTGCTCACTGACGACATGAACCTGACCACCCCGGGGTACGAGGAGTCGACGCTTCGGGGGCTGGCCGGCGGAACCGATACGGGGGCGTTCTACGCGACCGAGACCGGGTCGGGTCCGCTGTTCGCTTACGTGGAGGTGCGCATCGTCGTATGGCGGATGTGA
- a CDS encoding DUF7287 family protein yields the protein MWDNGNRAQTPIDFTVGAGVFLLTLAFVIAFVPTLFDPFSAAATASPVVSDRVAAGVAGDLLAASPAEPGVLSPACTVAFLSANATLGSEADCHPAIAESPAAHFGIDGDVQVVIHAPDERNPSTNASTLSIATRHGRFEVEPDRTTADPSDAAGKDVTVSQRLVSIGGTQYRLTVRVW from the coding sequence ATGTGGGATAACGGCAACCGCGCGCAGACCCCGATCGACTTCACAGTCGGCGCTGGCGTGTTCCTGCTGACGCTCGCGTTCGTGATCGCCTTCGTCCCGACGCTTTTCGATCCCTTCTCGGCGGCGGCGACCGCCTCGCCGGTGGTGAGCGATCGCGTCGCTGCCGGCGTCGCCGGCGACCTGCTCGCGGCGTCGCCGGCGGAACCGGGCGTGCTGTCGCCAGCCTGTACGGTCGCCTTTCTCAGCGCGAACGCGACGCTCGGAAGCGAGGCTGACTGTCACCCCGCCATCGCTGAGAGCCCGGCGGCCCACTTCGGGATCGACGGCGACGTGCAGGTGGTGATCCACGCCCCCGACGAGCGGAACCCGAGCACGAACGCGTCGACCCTCTCGATCGCGACGCGTCACGGGCGGTTCGAGGTCGAGCCCGACCGAACCACCGCCGATCCGAGCGACGCGGCCGGCAAAGATGTCACCGTCTCACAGCGACTCGTCTCGATCGGCGGGACGCAGTACCGACTGACGGTGCGGGTGTGGTGA
- a CDS encoding type II secretion system F family protein, with amino-acid sequence MSLDTGVGDGSVDGNLLAELFYPVFELLFDPDGDFVGDIERKLAEARMPDQVEMYVSRALGVGLLVGGTLWALGTLTGYGAFSLGLIDPETLSLGMPAPTPAIKAFLRSLVVPTAVLVSGLVFGSIGFAIGFGGVVAIPYSRASAREREINLLLADSVSFMYALSVGGLNQLEILRAMATAEDTYGEVSQEFQSIVNETEYFGTDYRNAIRQQSMETPSDELSQFLADMLSIVNSGGNMESFLKDKKEKHLRTSKQEREMTLETLELFGEMYMTLSLFPLLLIIILVIMGMMGESDDFLLYATVYALIPLTGVGFLVLVSTVKQDEPGDGYLRPDGGSDRLRQTSKEGLLHFGLIEAFVGQFGVFDRIRNREGTYKTKQIVSAPHLFLRDNPLYTLALTVPAALVIVGVTVISGNAPTTFDGWVNRPVWATFVWVYVPAYLVLAPLAVFHEWSQRSKRAITGKLSESLRKLSSANDTGQTLLESVETVSETSTGKLAEEFEVVHAKVNYGMSLRDALVEFNNKYAVPRLARTVKLISEAQEASSEITDVLTTAAQASENQDDIERNRISQTRMQVAIIVMTYVTLLGVMAILQTQFIDVMGDLSSQADGGGASGGGGAGFGGGGGVDPDVLSMLFFHAVTLQAVLSGFISGYIRNADIVSGVKFAVVLMTLALGVWIYVG; translated from the coding sequence GTGAGCCTCGACACGGGCGTCGGCGACGGCTCCGTCGACGGGAACCTCCTCGCGGAGCTGTTCTACCCAGTTTTCGAGCTGCTCTTTGACCCGGACGGCGACTTCGTCGGCGACATCGAGCGCAAGCTCGCCGAGGCGCGCATGCCGGACCAAGTGGAGATGTACGTCTCTAGAGCGCTGGGCGTCGGCCTGCTCGTCGGCGGGACCCTCTGGGCGCTCGGAACGCTGACCGGCTACGGCGCGTTCTCGCTCGGGCTGATCGACCCCGAGACGCTCTCGCTCGGCATGCCCGCGCCGACGCCGGCGATCAAAGCGTTCCTGCGGTCGCTCGTCGTGCCCACCGCGGTTCTCGTCAGCGGGCTCGTGTTCGGGTCGATCGGGTTCGCGATCGGTTTCGGCGGCGTGGTCGCGATCCCCTACTCGCGGGCGTCGGCACGGGAACGCGAGATAAATCTTCTCCTGGCCGACTCGGTGTCGTTCATGTACGCGCTGTCGGTCGGGGGGCTCAATCAGCTGGAGATCCTGCGCGCGATGGCGACGGCGGAGGACACCTACGGCGAGGTGTCTCAGGAGTTTCAGAGCATCGTCAACGAGACGGAGTACTTCGGGACCGACTACCGGAACGCGATCCGACAGCAGTCGATGGAGACCCCCTCCGACGAGCTCTCGCAGTTCCTCGCGGACATGCTCTCTATCGTCAACTCCGGTGGCAATATGGAGAGCTTCCTGAAGGACAAAAAGGAAAAGCACCTTCGCACGTCGAAACAGGAGCGCGAGATGACCTTAGAGACGCTGGAGCTGTTCGGCGAGATGTACATGACGCTGTCGCTGTTCCCCCTCCTTCTCATCATCATCCTCGTCATCATGGGGATGATGGGCGAGTCGGACGACTTCCTGCTGTACGCGACCGTCTACGCCCTGATCCCGCTGACTGGGGTCGGTTTCCTTGTGCTCGTCTCTACCGTTAAGCAGGACGAGCCGGGCGACGGCTACCTCCGCCCCGACGGCGGCAGCGATCGGCTCCGGCAGACGAGCAAAGAGGGGCTGCTCCACTTCGGGCTGATCGAGGCGTTCGTCGGTCAGTTCGGCGTCTTCGACCGGATCCGCAACCGCGAGGGGACGTACAAGACCAAACAGATAGTCTCCGCGCCGCACCTGTTCCTCCGGGACAACCCGCTGTACACGCTCGCGCTGACTGTGCCGGCCGCGCTCGTCATCGTCGGCGTCACAGTCATCTCCGGGAACGCACCGACGACCTTCGACGGCTGGGTGAACCGTCCGGTGTGGGCGACGTTCGTCTGGGTGTACGTCCCCGCGTACCTCGTGCTGGCGCCGCTCGCGGTGTTCCACGAGTGGAGCCAGCGGTCCAAGCGGGCGATCACGGGGAAGCTCTCGGAGAGCCTCCGGAAGCTGTCGTCCGCAAACGACACCGGGCAGACGCTGCTCGAATCGGTGGAAACGGTGTCGGAGACCTCCACAGGAAAACTCGCCGAGGAGTTCGAGGTGGTCCACGCGAAGGTGAACTACGGGATGAGCCTGCGGGACGCCTTGGTGGAGTTCAACAACAAGTATGCGGTCCCCCGGCTTGCCCGGACGGTGAAGCTCATCTCGGAGGCACAGGAGGCGTCGTCAGAGATCACGGACGTGTTGACCACGGCGGCGCAGGCCTCCGAGAACCAGGACGACATCGAGCGCAATCGGATCTCCCAGACCCGAATGCAGGTGGCGATCATCGTGATGACGTACGTCACCCTGCTGGGCGTGATGGCGATTCTCCAGACCCAGTTCATCGACGTGATGGGCGATCTCTCCTCGCAGGCGGACGGCGGCGGGGCGTCCGGAGGTGGCGGCGCCGGCTTCGGAGGTGGTGGCGGCGTCGACCCCGATGTCCTCTCGATGCTGTTCTTCCACGCCGTGACGCTGCAGGCGGTCCTCTCCGGGTTTATCAGCGGCTACATCCGGAACGCCGACATCGTCTCCGGCGTCAAGTTCGCCGTGGTCCTGATGACGCTCGCACTGGGGGTGTGGATATATGTGGGATAA
- a CDS encoding ATPase, T2SS/T4P/T4SS family produces the protein MTTEDAERSPVSSDETAGSPASDHRASGPPPSDPSVSDRPVSVGRYSWRSFLRDRGRDDAATELYADISEEPVVPATAVDAHFEDSVDRVIRAAGVDETYTADGDTAVSGHGTPEAGTVVIGTDHVVLSGAAVVPAGTSTAAVAPDPVESVDETVEGDEDDVETDRGEEDGEADDGEGDDEDGSDEDGSDETAEAADESAESDRADSDDPDARPGISIDGAGVSGVVVVPAEDVEPVPRRTPTDEEWSRVDIDPSEFLGFDPSETGYRVGAAAAVGDVLWDLCSARYNLYEVPVLKGYYTWDDYRDEYFLDEEGNPPTEENEEGEEEPLEFTHDDKVEALGFDPDRTEELLGAGGGAAADLAELVDERTVDVNPEIDEDAFFSTEEGHTTLANRYDLEKAVPMPKKTHFREIERYWVNKPYAFVIVFRSTKENEVKYYAIQPHRTEIETDLVEFLTGKLRTSIKYADESIAGGDEEFREGVIVDETLTLLDRYDLYERTDDDRGVVDDLVDDLVDRFGFDLTEGIAGRISESLGYEPPTEPESESAPAKILARPEPAVLAEDSETLSKHQVEKLLYFLKRDFIGYERIDPIKYDINVEDISCDGYNSPVFVYHSDYEQIITNVYHGTDELDDFVVKLAQRSGKGISKRRPQVDATLPDGSRAQLTLGREVSDHGTNYTIRQFNEIPFTPIDLINWKTFSLDEMAFLWLSIENHKSLIFAGGTASGKTTSLNAVSLFIPSNAKIVSIEDTREVELPQRNWIASVTRPSFSDDDKGDIDEFDLLEAALRQRPDYIVMGEIRGEEGRTAFQVMSTGHTTYTTFHADTVGEVLKRFTTEPINVSKTMFTALDLVSVQTSTRVQGKKVRRNKSLTEINHYDAENDEINVQDVFQWQAETDEFLQMGDSNTLEDIMFDRGWSRKTLDEELRKRRVVLAYLIDRGLNSYAQVAATFQAFINDPETVLALMANEELERSLEDLREMESVLINVDRDKEEMVPRPDPDEAGREEVERILAEAEDLFAEYRGRMPDSVADALLDVAPARNVEAQPVADREALAQAADEAAALDGESSATNETDETDETEEGRIVADATPPIEGFEAGVTAEGSFADGSDARDGDRTGDTSDGENADDTDDPDGGIDFDEPFDEGIDVLDSRPDSGPVPGPNPNPAPDPNPEQADSGVRADADGGVTEVEVGVEDAKIDDEDAGDAATRKESGDTESDDEGEGDTATEGEDEDDDGNNADNIDDWGFGSVESREER, from the coding sequence ATGACAACCGAGGACGCCGAGCGCTCGCCCGTCTCGTCCGACGAGACGGCGGGATCGCCGGCGTCCGATCACCGGGCGTCCGGTCCGCCGCCGTCCGATCCCTCGGTCTCGGATCGCCCGGTATCAGTGGGACGGTACTCGTGGCGGTCGTTCCTCCGGGACCGCGGCCGCGACGACGCCGCGACCGAGCTGTACGCCGACATCAGCGAGGAGCCGGTCGTCCCCGCGACCGCCGTCGACGCTCACTTCGAAGACAGCGTCGATCGGGTGATCCGCGCCGCCGGCGTCGACGAGACGTATACGGCCGACGGCGACACCGCAGTCTCGGGACACGGGACGCCCGAAGCAGGCACCGTCGTGATCGGGACCGACCACGTCGTCCTCAGCGGTGCGGCCGTCGTTCCGGCTGGGACCTCGACCGCGGCAGTGGCTCCCGACCCTGTAGAATCCGTCGACGAGACCGTAGAAGGGGACGAAGATGACGTCGAGACCGATCGCGGCGAAGAAGACGGCGAAGCAGACGACGGCGAAGGAGACGATGAGGACGGAAGCGATGAGGACGGAAGCGATGAGACCGCCGAAGCGGCCGACGAATCGGCCGAAAGCGACCGTGCGGACTCGGACGACCCGGACGCTCGCCCCGGCATCTCGATCGACGGCGCGGGCGTCTCCGGGGTCGTGGTCGTCCCGGCCGAGGACGTGGAGCCGGTTCCCCGCCGCACACCGACTGACGAGGAGTGGTCGCGGGTTGACATCGATCCGAGCGAGTTCCTCGGGTTCGATCCGTCGGAGACGGGCTACCGCGTCGGGGCGGCTGCGGCGGTTGGAGACGTTCTCTGGGACCTGTGTTCGGCTCGATACAACCTCTACGAAGTGCCGGTGCTCAAGGGGTACTACACGTGGGACGACTACCGCGACGAGTACTTCCTCGACGAGGAGGGGAACCCGCCGACCGAGGAGAACGAGGAAGGGGAAGAAGAGCCGCTGGAGTTCACCCACGACGACAAGGTCGAGGCGCTGGGGTTCGACCCCGACCGGACCGAGGAACTACTGGGGGCGGGCGGGGGCGCCGCGGCCGACCTCGCGGAACTGGTCGACGAGCGCACGGTCGACGTGAATCCGGAGATCGACGAGGACGCGTTCTTCTCGACGGAGGAGGGGCACACCACCCTCGCGAACCGATACGACCTGGAGAAGGCGGTGCCGATGCCGAAAAAAACTCACTTCCGGGAGATCGAGCGGTACTGGGTGAACAAACCGTACGCGTTCGTGATCGTGTTCCGGTCGACGAAGGAGAACGAGGTGAAGTACTACGCGATTCAGCCGCACCGGACGGAGATCGAGACCGACCTCGTCGAGTTCCTCACTGGGAAGCTCCGGACCTCGATCAAGTACGCCGACGAGTCGATCGCGGGCGGTGACGAGGAGTTCCGCGAGGGCGTGATCGTCGACGAGACGCTGACGCTGCTCGACCGATACGACCTCTACGAGCGCACGGACGACGACCGTGGGGTCGTCGACGACCTCGTGGACGACCTCGTCGACCGCTTCGGTTTCGACCTCACGGAGGGTATCGCCGGCCGGATCAGCGAATCGCTCGGGTACGAGCCGCCGACGGAGCCGGAGTCAGAATCGGCACCGGCGAAGATACTCGCTCGGCCCGAGCCCGCGGTGCTCGCAGAGGACTCGGAGACGCTCTCGAAGCATCAGGTCGAGAAACTGCTGTACTTCCTCAAGCGCGACTTCATCGGCTACGAGCGGATCGACCCGATCAAGTACGACATCAACGTCGAGGATATCTCCTGTGACGGGTACAACTCCCCGGTCTTCGTCTACCACTCCGACTACGAGCAGATCATCACCAACGTCTACCACGGGACCGACGAGCTCGACGACTTCGTCGTGAAGCTCGCGCAGCGCTCCGGAAAGGGGATCTCGAAGCGGCGCCCGCAGGTGGACGCCACCCTCCCGGACGGCTCCCGTGCCCAGCTTACGCTCGGTCGCGAGGTCTCGGACCACGGGACCAACTACACCATCCGGCAGTTCAACGAAATTCCCTTCACGCCGATCGACCTGATCAACTGGAAGACGTTCTCGCTCGACGAGATGGCCTTCCTGTGGCTCTCCATCGAGAACCACAAGAGCCTGATCTTCGCGGGCGGCACCGCCTCCGGGAAGACGACGAGCCTGAACGCGGTCTCGCTGTTCATCCCTTCGAACGCCAAGATCGTCTCGATCGAGGACACCCGCGAGGTCGAGCTTCCCCAGCGCAACTGGATCGCCTCCGTCACTCGCCCCTCCTTCTCCGACGACGACAAGGGCGACATCGACGAGTTCGACCTGCTGGAGGCCGCGCTCCGTCAGCGTCCCGACTACATCGTGATGGGCGAGATCCGCGGCGAGGAGGGCCGCACGGCCTTCCAGGTGATGTCGACCGGCCACACCACCTACACGACGTTCCACGCCGACACCGTCGGCGAGGTGCTCAAGCGATTCACCACGGAGCCGATCAACGTCTCGAAAACGATGTTCACTGCCCTCGATCTGGTCTCCGTCCAGACGTCGACCCGGGTACAGGGAAAGAAGGTACGCCGGAACAAGTCGCTGACCGAGATCAATCACTACGACGCCGAGAACGACGAGATCAACGTCCAAGACGTGTTCCAGTGGCAGGCCGAGACCGACGAGTTCCTCCAGATGGGCGACTCGAACACCTTGGAAGACATCATGTTCGATCGCGGGTGGAGCCGCAAGACGCTCGACGAGGAGCTCCGGAAGCGCCGCGTCGTGTTAGCGTACCTCATCGATCGCGGGCTCAACAGCTACGCGCAGGTGGCCGCGACGTTCCAGGCGTTCATCAACGACCCGGAGACGGTGCTCGCGCTGATGGCGAACGAGGAACTGGAGCGGTCACTGGAGGACCTCCGCGAGATGGAGTCGGTGCTGATCAACGTCGACCGCGACAAAGAGGAGATGGTCCCGCGACCCGATCCCGACGAGGCGGGCCGCGAGGAGGTCGAGCGGATCTTAGCGGAGGCCGAGGACTTGTTCGCGGAGTACCGCGGCCGGATGCCCGACTCCGTCGCTGACGCCCTCCTCGACGTCGCGCCGGCCCGTAACGTGGAGGCGCAACCCGTCGCCGACCGGGAGGCGCTCGCGCAGGCGGCCGACGAGGCCGCGGCGCTCGACGGGGAGTCGAGCGCGACGAACGAAACCGACGAAACTGACGAGACTGAGGAGGGGCGCATCGTCGCCGACGCAACGCCGCCGATCGAGGGATTCGAAGCCGGAGTGACGGCGGAAGGGAGCTTCGCCGACGGGAGCGACGCCCGGGACGGTGATCGCACCGGCGACACCAGCGACGGCGAAAACGCGGACGACACGGACGACCCAGACGGTGGGATCGACTTCGACGAGCCGTTTGACGAGGGGATCGACGTACTCGACTCGAGACCGGATTCCGGCCCGGTTCCGGGACCGAACCCGAATCCGGCGCCAGATCCGAACCCGGAACAGGCCGATTCCGGTGTCAGAGCGGACGCCGACGGCGGGGTGACCGAAGTCGAGGTCGGGGTCGAAGATGCCAAAATCGACGACGAGGATGCGGGCGACGCCGCCACCCGGAAAGAGAGTGGAGACACCGAGAGCGACGATGAGGGTGAAGGCGACACCGCCACGGAGGGCGAGGATGAGGATGACGACGGGAACAACGCCGACAACATCGACGACTGGGGGTTCGGCTCCGTCGAGTCCCGGGAGGAGCGGTAG